gctgttgctgttactcTCTCGCACTGGTTTGAGACGCCAGTgactccccccctccccaccaGCCGTGTGAATATCCACTCTGGATGGACCCAACAGCCACCTGCCAGTCTATTGGACTTGGATTCTGCAGGTTCCTCAGAATTGACAACATCCCCCGTTTTAATGGAGCATTAAAGTTTGAGAAGAAATAGTTTCACAATGTATTTGGAAAACTCAGAGAAATCTAAACTTTCTGGAGAAAGGGAGTCCTCGTCTGAAGCCATGCTCACAGAACAACGTGAGGTTGCCATATTAACAAAAACTGCAGATCCTTTGAAGGACAGTATTGAACTTGGCATAAAGGTCCTCGTGGAATACACAGAGCAAATGGTCACCAGGGACATGGACTCTTCTCTTCAATGCCTGGAACACTGCACAATGAGTAACTATGAGGCTGAATTCAGTTCATATGGTAACGGACATGCCGATAGCTTCGTGCAATATCCAACAAGCAATGGCTTTTTGGAATCCAACCAAAGCCTTGATGATTGCGAGACATCCAGGTTAAGCCAGTCGTGTAATGAATGTGTTCAACACTTTGACTGTTTGAAGTCCTCTGAGCAGAGTGCTAATCATAGCATCGCCTGCAACAAATGTTGTCCTTCCTGTGAACACAGTGCAGAACACCTCAGACTATTTCAACAATGCGAGCCCTCCGCTCAACAGTTTGAGTCTTTTGACTTTGAGCCAGACACACTGGTGGTTGAATGTGACAGTTTGGGGCTGTACGAGATGTCTGATTTCATATCAGGAAGCGGCGACGACCTTGAATCGCTCAAACGATACGAGTCTGAGGATGAGCGGAGCGAGTGCTCTGAGTCTGAAGCGGACACGTCGACAGAAGACTCAGAACCTCATAACTCTGACTCGCTGGACTCATTGGACTGTGGCGCTGAACTTGAAATTCAGAACCAGTCTGAGTGCACAAACAGTGACGAAGATGACTATGATGATGACGAgaatgaagaggatgaagaagagagGTCTTTGTGCGAGCAAAATGGAACTGAGGCGACACTATCGGGAGATTCTGATGACTGTGAACTTGCCGACTTTGCCAGCGAATGCTGTGAGAAATTCCAGGAAGCTCAAGAACTCTCTCAGCAAACTCCTACATTAGACGTGTCAACAGATCTCTGCGAGATGTGCGGATATGATGACTTTGAGACAAGTGAAGAGTATGAAACTAGTCAGCAATGTGACAGAGCCTCTGACGGCTCGGAGTCCTGCGCTGAAGAAGACAGACTCTCGGATTGCTCCTCCGTCGAAACCAAATCTTTCAAGACTTGCCGCAATGGCAGTATTCCTTCAGATCCATTCGCTGATTTGTTTGGGGAATCCGAGAAGGAAGATTCAAGCGACGAGCAGACGCAGTGGGAATCATGTGAAGACGAGGACGAAGTAGAACAAAGCCATGCTGATCAAAGCAACGAGGATACAAAGAAAATGCCCTCCAATTATAATGGttactttgatttatttgacagCACCGACTATCACGCATTTGCACCGAAGCAACGCTACATCTCCTGCTTTGATGGCGGCGATATACATGAGTGCCTGTATCTTGAAGAGGCAGCAAAACACAATGCTGCCAAGAATGCTGATACATTTGAGGATTCAAATGAGGAAATGAATGCACAGGAAACTGCTGTATCTTCTGAAGAAGCACACGAAGACGCAGCAGATCCAAGTTCCACAGTTGACTGTGAGTCAGAGAAAGATCCCGACGACTGGATCATAGAGACAGAGTCgtgtttagaagaagaagatgatgaagaagaagaagaagaagaagaagaagaagaagatgatgatgaagaaataGAAGTTGAAGCACTTTAcacagaaaatgaagaagaggaagaatctGAGGAGTGTTTGTCAGCTGGTGGTCAGGAGACAATGTGTGCACCATGTGCTGAGGACATCTCCGTTGAAGGTGATGCTTATGAAGAGGAGTTCTGTGACGTCCAGAATCATGAATCTCGCAGTGACGACGCCTCTACATTTGAACATGGACAGACGACAGTCACTGTTTGCAAAAAGGACAATGAGCCCGAAGATAAACCATTTATTGAATGTTCAGAAAAGGAGCCGTATTGGTCGCTGATTGACAATGAAGGCAATGAAGAGTTGGGTGACCTCGATGTTGAGGATTACTATGCATATCAGATCAAAAGTGTTCAGTCTTCTTTTGGACTTAATTATCAGATAGTGTGTGGAAAAGCTGATGGGATCGCTCCAAGGAATGAAGGAGCAGATGATCCTCCATCCGAGAGTGAGACTGAGTTACAGGCCCCTGGAGTTTGCCCAGCAGTCACTAATGGAATTACTGAAGTTTCTGAAGTGAGCGAGAGTGTAGCGGCCAACGAAGCAACTCCAGAATCAGACAATGACTCCGGGTCAAACGACAGTTCAACAGACACAAGATACCCTCTAGATATCATTCACAGCGTTGTGTCCACACACGACAAAATCGAGGACGAAAACGGCTACGAACAGAGCAGCGATTCAGAAGAGGAGCCGAGTGATGACGAAGCCTCTGAGCTTTGTGACTGCGAGTACTGCATTCCACCAATAGAGCAGGTATTATGAATGTCCACACCTTCACTGTGAAGCAACCGAGGTGAATGTTCCGAATTAGAATCAgaatctaaacacacacacacagcagtgttacAGGCAGCTGACTTGTTTTTAGAATCCCGATCACACTAACAAACACAGATCTCTGGCCACTCGATGAAGGATGAGACACAGCGTAGCGATTCCAATCCAGTTGCTCCATCAACAGGGCAGCAGCTGTAGCAGGACTCCCTGtaaccgccccccccccctactTACTGAAACACCACAACACAATCCAGGCTCTTAAGTGACAAGAAAACATACACATGTGATGAGCACTATGTCCTCTGCATCCCTCACAATATGTTGAGATGATCACTTCTGTGGTTTAAAGTATGCACTTGTTACGCTGTAGCTGCTgatcatattgcatgtttggAAGCTTAAACGTCCATTTTAATTGCAGCCGTGCTTTTGTTTAAATTAAGGTTCCAACAAAACCACTGCTGCCGACGATGATATCCAATGACACGGGGAAGATCTGTGTCGTCATTGATCTGGATGAAACACTTGTCCACAGTTCATTTAAGGTAAGTTGGCCTCCTTTCTCATCGTTATATGTAGTGTTTGTATATGAATGTGCATACTGGAGAAATTTAGATAAATAACTAAACCAATTTGTTATTTCGGGGCATAATGTTGTTAATGTCAACCGGGTTTTTCCCCAAACGTCAATTCATTGTCTTCTTTTATTCACAAACCAAATATTTTCAGTTTACACACATTTAAGAGGCAAAAATCTGagaattagtttttatttcataagaAGAAATCTTCCAACAGGCTAATGTACTTTGCCCTATCCTTTTCCTTCTGGATTCAAATgaaaagtcacatttaagaggctaaaTGTAGATAAGCTGTAGATAAGAACAGATGAACAGACATTATATGAAATAACcatataccttttttttaattgtgaattTATTGTCCATCTTCTTTTTGTTTAGAGCACGTATGACACTGTGTAGCATCAGATGATGCAGTACCTATTGAAAGCATGTAATGACCTGTAATGTGAACGTCATGCAAGTGAATGTAAAATTATATAAACTCTGATGCTCTTACgattaactaaaaaaaagaatgaatgaagaaataaataatgaattaatcaattaattgttgcgGTAcaaggcaaaaaagaaaaatagttttTCTGCAGTATATTGGTTGCGTCTTATCGCCGTGTGACATCAAGGTCACGGCGTTTGTCCTGTGTGTGCGAGTTAAACAATGTGTGTTGCTCCACAAGCAGATTTAAAGTTTTTCccatgatttaaaaataaaccctcTCCAGTATCagcatctctttttttccagGAAGACCTGGATTATGTGTCATACAAATATTTATCATCAATCTTAACAGCTTCTCCACTTTTATGGATGAGCTCTATTGTATGATTGCACTACCACATGTCGCTTATTTCTTTTGGCCGAGCGCGGGGGGCAGCAGCTTCCAGAAGTTTTTCAGTTGCCAGGCAACCGTAAATGGAGTGGCTATTCTTAACCGAGACATAACTTCTTCAACTGTTTTTGGCGTTTACATTGTTCCAAGACATATAGACTCTTTATGTTTAGTTTGATGCCTTTTATGGCAGCGTTTGGGCAAACAACGTAACCAATGCTGAATATTAGGGCTCCCGTGTCTCCTCAGATTATGTAATGAATGTCATGTGGTGTTTAGTCCTTCTCAGGTCACAGACTGCCCGAAAGGATGTCACTGGATATCGGCGCTCACTGTGTAAACAGGGTCAGACTCTGTTAACTACATGTTAAAACACAAGGAGGATAATAAAAGTCATTATTACTCTGACATATATACTAAAAATAGCACTGGGTATTATAAAGGAAGGCCAGTGAGCTCAGGGCTCACTATAAAAGCTCTTCAAAATTCAACCAAACTTGAGGTACAGGTGCTAAtggggacacaaggaaagatcattggaaactgaagtctttaaaccactcactctcccacaccaaagtctgtaggaaagaaaaaaaacaaaaataacaacgtTATCAGCTCGCAGGGAGACGACGGGAGAGCTGGTCTACTTACTGCTAACTTGACTTGTCAGATTGTGTCACTTAGGTTAGTCGGAATGAAGGATTTCCAACACTGAAGtctaaaaaaataacacatttttgaacTCAGCGATGAAGactgcagtggatcaacaactgccgTGTACTAAGATTGTaaaatctctgattttctctatgggctttggtgcagttTACAAAGCAAAGCGTTCATTTTCCCTTTGGAAGCGGCTGtctaatattaaaataaagtgtaagTGAAAGATTTAATCAGGTGTAGATTTTACTATGTGAGTATTTTGTGAAGTGGCTTAAATCTGTGGTTCCTTGTGTCCGACATTTTCAGTAAGTATTCGTGTCTCATGCTGGTTCTTGGCGACTCAGTGAAGTCATTgctgacaaaaaagacaaagacaacaaacatgTAGTTTCATAGAAGCAGCGGTGATCGAAAAACACCGTATGATTGGATTATgatgagcaaaaacaacaaaagtagattattattattattatcattattagtaataataatattgtttattCACACTAATTATTCTTTGATTAGGCAGCACGTGTTCTATTTTTTCACTTCCATCACCACAGAGTTAACCAATAATGCAAAGACTGATCACAGCTGGGATGACACTGGGATGACACTTTTTTTACGAGCCTTGTCGTTTTCTGCGGTGATATCATTAACAGTGTTGTGTGACTGTAAAGATGCTGAGGCGGCGTCTCCGTGTCTATTTGACTCATCGTTATTCCTGATTTACTGCAGTCGCTGTAACCTGCACGCAGTGTTGAATTGTATTTGTCTGGaaattgcttatttattttctgccatTAATGTTCCtctttgttatattttatattctcCACAGCCATTGAACAATGCTGATTATATCATTCCAGTGGAAATTGATGGAACAGATTATCAGGTATGTTTAATGCTTATCTTCTTAAGCTGACccatttatttatatcactCAATGTTAATGTATATAGCAACAATAACCGcggtttttactttaaaaattGGGCTTTTTGTGTACAAGCCGCACTGACCATCACCACACTGTATAATATACACCACACACTAGTAACCATGTGTGGTTGAAACACCACCTGACCtgagataaaaagataaaagtcCCTTATGGACTCCACTTTGCACTGGGAACACTACGCTGGTGTCTTGACAGTGCAGTAGCTCTGCTTGTTGATGGCTCCAAGCAGCAGGTGGTTATTTCAGGGGCCTGACGACATGACCAAAGCTTGTCGGGCTTCTCAGAAATCACTGGACATCAATCTCAGGCTGTGGCGCATGTTGTGCCCCGCTCCTTCGTGTTCCTTTGGGGAATGGCAGTGACTGTAAATGGtataatgatataaaaatcTGTTGTGCTGGGCTTTCCAGAAGACAGAGGAGCTGTGGTGTCCAGAGGGCCTGGGTCTGCTTCAAGTAATCCAGGATAGGCTTGTTTTAAGTGGCGAAAGCTCTATTCTGGATGACTTGGTTCAGAAACAAGGTCACTAGCATCTCAGTAGGAGTAGTCTTTTTTATTTAGGTGTGTAATTATAGCAACATAAGACAGTGGATTACCCTAAGAAATATAATTATTCTCAGACCCATACTCAAATTGCAGTTTCATATTTAATAACCGACCATtttgtgggttagggttaatttttaaatacaattttgaaTTAGGACATTTCAACCATTGAATAAAACCCCATATCAACATGCAAGTGTCAACAGACACATTTACATGCTatgacatataataataataataataataatagttaatattattattattattatcatcatcattattattattattattattactactactactactaataataataataataataacaataataacaacaataataataataaaccctcacatatatactatacatgtttaaatgattcatttttaatgaaataatacattttacgGTCAAATTTTGCAAAATGCCACAAATGCCTAATTTATCAAAATGTGATACAAGAAAAATATCATACACAAAAAGATATGGCAATGTGTAGACACAAGATAAAAAGATTTTAATAATAAGTGAGTGCAGGTGCTGAAAGGATGTCTTTATTTCCATTTATTGACACATTTCCCCTCATTATAACTGTATATTGTTTTCATACGCCTTGTTGTTTTCATATTGTGTCTCCGCTCAGGTGCACGTGTTAAAGAGACCCCACGTCGACGAATTCCTCCAGAGGATGGGAGaactgtttgagtgtgttttgttCACCGCGAGCTTAGCCAAGGTCAGACTGCTCTTCGGATTCTATCactttttttagttgttttcgttgtgagtgagtgagtgagtgagtgagtgagtgagtgagtgcacatACTGGTTGGCGTAAAAACAAATCTATCAGTACTTGACATGTTCTGTAAAGCGACACCTGTTGTTTCAGCAACTTTTACGCTCAGAATGACTGGAAGTCTCATTTTTGTGTCTAGTTTATAAGTGTCCTTCCACATGCGTATACAGTACTCACACATTATGGTGTACAATATTTACGATGTCAGCCGAAACCTACAGACACTTTAACCTCTTAGCATTTACTTGAAACTGTGTCAACCTCAGCATTAACTTTTGAAACATGTGGTCAGTGGCTTAGTGGTCACCAACTCTGTGGCACATGACGGTATCATGAGAACATTTGAGATAGTGGCAGCGTTGAAATGCTGCTCGTGTCCCTGTCACCTTTTTAAGTGTCCAAGCATAAGTGTTGCATTATCACTTCTGTAGAGCTCTttatatctttatctttatatatatatatatatatatatatatatgtatatatatgtgtatatatatactgtatatctattcTTACATGTTGCACTGAAATTTGACGCAGGTTGTTTTTGGTGTTAACTAGAAGTAAGTTTAGTTTCTCAGGTTGCAGGTTTagttgccaagtacgatttgaaTATGTCCAGGAATTTATGAACTAAGACGGATAAAGCTTGTATTTCTTGTTATCCAGGAAAATATTACaagtaacaacaacaattaaacTGTCTCAGTTAAAACGTCTGCAGCACAtagacattaagaaaaaaagaaaaggacaagcAAGCAAGATGATGCAGATATAATCCTCCCcaaaaaaatagcatttatatgtataaacaTTGAAGTGTGAATCACAAGCAGTCAAGCAGGCCGCAAAAGACTAAAACCCACAATctaaacttgtacttttacataATATAATTATGTCCTTGTCCTAAAACCTGTATTTTCTCACAGGTTTAatgatctgtgtctgtgttgagtGGAAATCATTTGTGTGCTTCTCATCGATCACTTTTAAACATCTTTTTTGTACTTCAGTATGCAGATCCTGTGTCTGACCTGTTGGACAAATGCGGCGCCTTCCAGAGCCGTCTCTTCCGGGAGTCATGTGTCTTTCACAAAGGGAATTATGTGAAAGACCTGAGTCGTTTAGGAAGAGACCTCAACAAGGTCATCATCATTGACAACTCCCCAGCCTCCTACATCTTCCATCCCGAAAATGCTGTATGTTATTTATATTCTCTTCACTGCACTGACGTCacattaaatattttgttttaattcctccatgttccgttttttttttgttttttttttcaaacctccAGGTTCCCGTAGCATCCTGGTTCAATGACATGTCAGACACTGAGCTTCTGGATCTCATCCCCTTCTTTGAGAGACTAAGTAAAAGCGATGACGTCTACGACACTCTCAAGCAGCAGACGACTTCAAGTTAGCAGAAACATGGGCACAAGAGCATGAACAATCACCACCACTGGCTGTCGTCACGGACCATTGCAAGGACCATACTGCAGAGAAATGCCATGTCGTTTAATCTCCTATATGTAAATGTCATTGAAAATTGAGGATTACACGACATCTTTTGCAGTGCAGCTATgccgttgtgttgttgttgtcatgatgTGACAGCAGTCGCTTACAGTATGATCAGCCTCCACGTTAAAACCATTGAATCATTTCAATGTGGTAGTTAGGAGTTGTATAAACTGTACACAGTGTGAATATTATTGCTGTTCAGTGTGACGTTCAGAGTCATTTTAATGTCTCTACTATCCTGTAAC
This genomic interval from Solea solea chromosome 2, fSolSol10.1, whole genome shotgun sequence contains the following:
- the LOC131476335 gene encoding probable serine/threonine-protein kinase kinX, with protein sequence MYLENSEKSKLSGERESSSEAMLTEQREVAILTKTADPLKDSIELGIKVLVEYTEQMVTRDMDSSLQCLEHCTMSNYEAEFSSYGNGHADSFVQYPTSNGFLESNQSLDDCETSRLSQSCNECVQHFDCLKSSEQSANHSIACNKCCPSCEHSAEHLRLFQQCEPSAQQFESFDFEPDTLVVECDSLGLYEMSDFISGSGDDLESLKRYESEDERSECSESEADTSTEDSEPHNSDSLDSLDCGAELEIQNQSECTNSDEDDYDDDENEEDEEERSLCEQNGTEATLSGDSDDCELADFASECCEKFQEAQELSQQTPTLDVSTDLCEMCGYDDFETSEEYETSQQCDRASDGSESCAEEDRLSDCSSVETKSFKTCRNGSIPSDPFADLFGESEKEDSSDEQTQWESCEDEDEVEQSHADQSNEDTKKMPSNYNGYFDLFDSTDYHAFAPKQRYISCFDGGDIHECLYLEEAAKHNAAKNADTFEDSNEEMNAQETAVSSEEAHEDAADPSSTVDCESEKDPDDWIIETESCLEEEDDEEEEEEEEEEEDDDEEIEVEALYTENEEEEESEECLSAGGQETMCAPCAEDISVEGDAYEEEFCDVQNHESRSDDASTFEHGQTTVTVCKKDNEPEDKPFIECSEKEPYWSLIDNEGNEELGDLDVEDYYAYQIKSVQSSFGLNYQIVCGKADGIAPRNEGADDPPSESETELQAPGVCPAVTNGITEVSEVSESVAANEATPESDNDSGSNDSSTDTRYPLDIIHSVVSTHDKIEDENGYEQSSDSEEEPSDDEASELCDCEYCIPPIEQVPTKPLLPTMISNDTGKICVVIDLDETLVHSSFKPLNNADYIIPVEIDGTDYQVHVLKRPHVDEFLQRMGELFECVLFTASLAKYADPVSDLLDKCGAFQSRLFRESCVFHKGNYVKDLSRLGRDLNKVIIIDNSPASYIFHPENAVPVASWFNDMSDTELLDLIPFFERLSKSDDVYDTLKQQTTSS